Proteins encoded by one window of Companilactobacillus ginsenosidimutans:
- a CDS encoding TetR/AcrR family transcriptional regulator produces MTEELMANDFKAWVDQSDMPNGKRKVIMAALKLFSEKGFDATSTQEIAQESGMSQATIFKYFKTKEDLLEWIIDPIMNNIIPVYIVEFKNQLSEKSTSLKDVFHFAIRNRYNFLVSNKEVVLILFTQILTKDEIKEKFIKMAAQRGPSILSTFKKTIANEDQVRDDIDLSTIIRLIASQIIVYFLQNYKLLSPRTDEEVDHDLTQIEDLIVRAIEKPAK; encoded by the coding sequence TTGACTGAAGAATTAATGGCCAATGATTTCAAAGCTTGGGTTGATCAGAGCGATATGCCCAATGGAAAGCGAAAAGTTATTATGGCAGCGTTGAAACTGTTCTCTGAAAAGGGATTTGATGCGACTTCTACACAAGAAATTGCTCAGGAATCCGGCATGAGTCAAGCAACGATTTTTAAATATTTTAAGACCAAAGAAGATTTGTTGGAGTGGATTATTGATCCAATTATGAATAATATTATTCCAGTCTATATCGTTGAGTTCAAAAACCAACTCAGTGAAAAAAGTACTTCTTTAAAGGATGTCTTTCATTTTGCCATCAGGAATCGTTATAATTTTCTCGTTTCAAATAAGGAAGTTGTGTTGATTTTATTTACACAAATACTGACCAAAGATGAAATCAAAGAGAAATTCATTAAAATGGCCGCACAGCGAGGGCCTTCAATACTTAGCACATTCAAAAAGACCATCGCTAATGAAGATCAAGTTCGAGATGATATAGATCTATCCACGATCATTAGACTTATCGCATCGCAAATAATAGTTTATTTCTTACAAAATTATAAATTGCTATCTCCAAGAACTGATGAAGAGGTCGACCATGACCTGACTCAAATTGAGGATTTAATTGTCAGAGCAATCGAAAAGCCCGCAAAATAA
- a CDS encoding amino acid permease, with the protein MHLFQKKDVISALASNKKLTRSLNAKDLIIMGVGVIVGAGIFITPGIIAANYSGPGVIFTYLLAALVCVGAAFCYSEFSSTIPLAGSAYTYAYTIYGEVVAWIIGWSLVAEYLFGTSSVAVSWSAYFRNLLSGFGVNLPPELQSAAGTAGNPAGKFDLVAFVVVFLVVVLTLQGLKQSVRVSTIMVYVKIFVILLFVVVALFFFQPKNFNPLLPYGWSGVGKGASIAFFAFLGFDVVSTASEEVKNPKRNMPIGIISSLLIVSVLYGLVSFALVGAVKYTKLNVSDPVAYALRVIHQNWAAGIISLGAVMGMTTVLIVIVYGGTRLIYSISRDGLLPKNLNHLNKADIPVGSTILFGLVAATVAAALPLVKITELVNVGTLLAFSSTSLGVLFLKSNKNTKDLEPAFRVPLYPFFPILSFLACVYLLVQLQPFTWEMFGVWTVIGLIIYFAYGYRHSNLNKKNIG; encoded by the coding sequence ATGCACCTATTTCAGAAAAAAGATGTCATATCAGCACTAGCATCAAACAAAAAACTAACCAGATCACTAAATGCAAAAGACCTAATAATAATGGGTGTAGGAGTCATAGTAGGTGCCGGAATCTTCATCACACCAGGAATAATTGCAGCCAACTACTCAGGTCCAGGTGTAATCTTCACCTACCTACTAGCAGCTTTAGTCTGCGTTGGTGCCGCCTTTTGTTACTCAGAATTTTCATCCACAATACCACTAGCCGGAAGTGCCTATACATATGCCTATACAATTTATGGTGAGGTAGTCGCCTGGATAATCGGCTGGTCACTAGTCGCAGAATACCTCTTCGGTACTAGTTCAGTTGCTGTAAGTTGGTCAGCTTATTTTCGAAATCTACTTTCAGGATTTGGAGTAAACCTACCACCAGAGTTACAATCAGCAGCCGGAACAGCTGGCAATCCAGCAGGCAAATTCGACCTTGTAGCTTTCGTCGTCGTATTCCTAGTCGTCGTCTTAACACTGCAAGGATTAAAACAATCCGTTCGTGTCAGCACTATTATGGTTTATGTCAAAATTTTTGTAATCCTATTATTCGTTGTAGTCGCACTATTCTTTTTCCAACCTAAGAACTTTAATCCATTACTACCTTACGGTTGGTCAGGTGTCGGAAAAGGTGCATCAATCGCCTTCTTTGCTTTCTTAGGATTCGATGTTGTATCAACTGCCAGTGAGGAAGTTAAAAATCCCAAGCGCAACATGCCAATTGGAATCATTTCTTCACTGTTAATTGTTTCAGTCCTTTACGGACTAGTTTCTTTTGCCTTAGTTGGTGCCGTTAAATACACAAAACTCAACGTGTCAGATCCAGTTGCCTATGCCCTACGTGTTATTCACCAAAACTGGGCGGCCGGAATCATCTCATTAGGTGCTGTCATGGGAATGACAACCGTGCTTATCGTTATCGTTTATGGTGGAACTCGTTTAATTTATTCAATCAGTCGCGATGGCCTATTACCTAAAAACCTCAACCATTTGAATAAAGCTGACATCCCCGTAGGTTCAACAATATTATTCGGTCTAGTCGCTGCAACGGTTGCGGCAGCCTTACCATTAGTTAAAATAACAGAGCTAGTTAACGTCGGTACTCTATTAGCTTTCTCATCAACGTCACTAGGGGTTTTATTCCTGAAGTCGAACAAGAATACCAAAGACCTTGAACCAGCCTTCAGAGTGCCACTATATCCGTTCTTCCCAATCCTTTCGTTCCTTGCATGTGTCTACTTGCTAGTCCAGTTACAACCATTCACTTGGGAAATGTTTGGTGTTTGGACGGTAATCGGTTTGATAATCTATTTTGCATACGGTTACCGCCACAGTAACTTAAATAAAAAAAATATCGGATAA